Proteins encoded in a region of the Azospirillum sp. TSH58 genome:
- a CDS encoding MATE family efflux transporter, whose product MAGSATGGDNRTQATDSSIMPDHAIPTPLLADRLRTHAGELLRLAAPVIVSRAGLVVMMAVDTAIVGRYSAQELAYYGLAHLPANLLVTTGVGLMMGVVAVTAHALGAGQDAECGRIWRRAIPYALLLGILFALASLAGEPFFRLTGQSAELAAGGGQVMAVLGYGMPGMMLYVATGFFLEGLKRPVPGMVAMILGNLLNALLAWMLVWGHGGFPALGAVGSAWATTAVRWGMGLGLAFYAWHMSDHARWAVRDPVRDWWSGSRRQRHLGYAAGVSLGVESGAFATLGLFAGMISPLALGAYTVGLNLTALPFMAAVGLASATAVRVGVAYGRRDPLDMALAGWTGLGVTSLILAGVGVLYRWMPEPLAAIYSADPELIAAVAPLIAFTAWVLVADGGQVVMANALRGRGDAWVPTALHFISYAVVMIPVSALLAFGLDRGARGLFEGILIASVVSVTILSLRFALLSRPRPAKAGGH is encoded by the coding sequence AGTTCGATCATGCCCGACCACGCGATTCCCACCCCTCTCCTGGCCGACCGTTTGCGCACCCATGCCGGCGAATTGCTGCGGCTGGCCGCCCCGGTCATCGTCTCGCGCGCCGGGCTGGTCGTCATGATGGCGGTCGATACGGCCATCGTCGGCCGCTACAGCGCGCAGGAGCTGGCCTATTACGGGCTGGCCCATCTGCCGGCCAATCTGCTGGTCACCACCGGCGTGGGGCTGATGATGGGGGTGGTTGCGGTGACCGCCCACGCGCTTGGCGCCGGTCAGGACGCCGAGTGCGGGCGCATCTGGCGCCGGGCGATTCCCTATGCGCTGCTGCTCGGCATCCTCTTCGCCCTGGCCTCGCTGGCCGGGGAGCCCTTCTTCCGGCTGACCGGCCAGTCGGCGGAACTGGCGGCGGGCGGTGGGCAGGTGATGGCGGTTCTCGGCTACGGCATGCCGGGCATGATGCTGTACGTCGCCACCGGCTTCTTCCTGGAAGGGCTCAAGAGGCCGGTGCCGGGCATGGTCGCGATGATCCTCGGCAATCTCCTGAACGCTCTGCTCGCCTGGATGCTGGTCTGGGGGCATGGCGGCTTCCCGGCCCTGGGAGCGGTCGGGTCGGCCTGGGCAACCACGGCGGTGCGCTGGGGGATGGGGCTCGGTCTTGCCTTCTACGCCTGGCACATGAGCGACCACGCGCGCTGGGCGGTGCGCGACCCCGTCCGCGACTGGTGGAGCGGCAGCCGCAGGCAGCGCCATCTCGGCTACGCCGCCGGGGTCAGCCTTGGCGTGGAAAGCGGCGCCTTCGCCACGCTGGGCCTGTTCGCCGGCATGATCTCGCCGCTGGCGCTCGGCGCCTACACGGTCGGGCTGAACCTGACGGCGCTGCCCTTCATGGCGGCGGTCGGGCTGGCCTCGGCCACGGCGGTGCGGGTGGGGGTGGCTTATGGCCGGCGCGACCCGCTGGACATGGCGCTGGCCGGCTGGACCGGGCTGGGCGTCACCAGCCTGATCCTGGCCGGAGTCGGGGTGCTCTACCGCTGGATGCCGGAGCCTCTGGCCGCGATCTACAGCGCCGACCCCGAGCTGATCGCCGCGGTGGCGCCGCTGATTGCCTTCACCGCCTGGGTTCTGGTGGCGGACGGCGGGCAGGTGGTCATGGCCAACGCGCTGCGCGGGCGCGGCGACGCCTGGGTCCCCACCGCGCTGCACTTCATCTCCTACGCGGTGGTGATGATTCCGGTGTCGGCCTTGCTCGCCTTCGGGCTGGACCGCGGCGCGCGTGGTCTTTTTGAGGGAATTTTGATCGCCAGTGTGGTATCCGTGACCATCCTTTCGCTGCGCTTCGCGCTGTTGAGCCGCCCCCGGCCTGCAAAGGCTGGAGGCCATTGA
- the gyrA gene encoding DNA gyrase subunit A: MSTTPLPPASDIAPVTIEDEMRRSYLDYAMSVIVSRALPDVRDGLKPVHRRILYAMKEGGYDSTKPYKKSARIVGDVMGKYHPHGDSAIYDAMVRMAQDFSMRLPLIDGQGNFGSMDGDPPAAMRYTEARLAKAAEALLDDIDKDTVDFQANYDDSGKEPTVVPARFPNLLVNGAGGIAVGMATNIPTHNLGEVVDACCAYIDNNDVTVEELMEVVPGPDFPTGGMILGRSGVRSALMTGRGSVIIRAKTEIEEVRKDRLAIVATEIPYQVNKSKLMERIGEVVNDKTIEGISDLRDESDRDGVRVVIELKRDAMPDVVLAQLFRHTQLQTSFGVNMLALNGGRPELMNLKDIIAAFVRFREQVITRRTEFLLGKARERAHTLVGLAVAVANLDAMIALIRSAPDPVWAREQMMEREWPAMDVAPLIALIDEPGRGVSENGTYRLSEEQARAILDLRLHRLTGLERDRIGAELKDVTDQIADYLETLANRAKLLGILRDELVEMKERFGTPRRTEIQELEFEADIEDLIQREDMVVTVSQSGYVKRVPLSTYRAQKRGGKGRSGMSMKAEDAVSDLFVANTHTPLLLFSSRGMVYKLKVYRLPLGNPQARGKAFVNLLPLIDGETITTVLPLPEDEAVWADLHVVFATSKGNVRRNRLSDFANIRSNGLIAMKLEEEGERLIAVRTCSEADDVLLATGGGKCIRFEVADVRVFAGRTSTGVRGIRLADGDEVISMTTLHHVDASPEERAAFLKRKREEGVDMEGDAAPEADEVPTEAVTLSPERYEELKGLEQYVLTVTERGYGKRTSSYEYRVTGRGGQGIWNMEMGERNGSIVAAFPVEDSHQVMMVTNGGQVIRMPIHDVRIAGRKTLGVTLFRVGADERVVSVASIAEDEDTNGNGNGGLNGGGTASVDDAPVDDTTVDDAGPGDTPGDTIE; the protein is encoded by the coding sequence TTGAGCACGACGCCCCTTCCTCCCGCCTCCGACATCGCGCCGGTCACCATCGAAGACGAGATGCGCCGGTCCTATCTCGATTACGCGATGAGCGTGATCGTGAGCCGCGCTCTGCCCGACGTCCGCGACGGGCTGAAGCCGGTGCACCGCCGCATCCTCTACGCGATGAAGGAGGGCGGGTACGATTCGACCAAGCCCTACAAGAAGTCGGCGCGCATCGTCGGCGACGTGATGGGTAAATACCACCCGCACGGCGACAGCGCGATCTACGACGCCATGGTCCGCATGGCGCAGGACTTCTCGATGCGCCTGCCGCTGATCGACGGGCAGGGCAACTTCGGCTCGATGGACGGCGACCCGCCCGCGGCCATGCGCTACACCGAGGCGCGGCTGGCCAAGGCGGCGGAGGCGCTGCTCGACGACATCGACAAGGACACCGTCGATTTCCAGGCCAACTACGACGATTCGGGCAAGGAGCCCACGGTCGTCCCGGCGCGCTTCCCGAACCTGCTGGTCAACGGCGCCGGCGGCATCGCCGTCGGCATGGCGACCAACATCCCCACCCACAATCTGGGGGAGGTGGTGGACGCCTGCTGCGCCTACATCGACAACAACGACGTCACCGTCGAGGAGCTGATGGAGGTCGTGCCCGGCCCGGACTTCCCGACGGGCGGCATGATCCTCGGCCGGTCGGGCGTCCGCTCGGCCCTGATGACCGGGCGCGGCTCCGTCATCATCCGCGCCAAGACCGAGATCGAGGAGGTGCGCAAGGACCGCCTCGCCATCGTGGCGACGGAGATCCCGTACCAGGTCAACAAGTCCAAGCTGATGGAGCGCATCGGCGAGGTCGTCAACGACAAGACGATCGAAGGCATCTCCGACCTGCGCGACGAATCGGACCGCGACGGCGTGCGCGTGGTGATCGAGCTGAAGCGCGACGCCATGCCCGACGTGGTGCTGGCCCAGCTCTTCCGCCACACCCAGCTCCAGACCTCCTTCGGCGTCAACATGCTGGCGCTGAACGGCGGCCGGCCGGAGTTGATGAACCTGAAGGACATCATCGCGGCCTTCGTCCGGTTCCGCGAGCAGGTCATCACCCGGCGCACCGAGTTCCTGCTGGGCAAGGCGCGCGAACGCGCCCACACCTTGGTCGGTCTGGCCGTGGCCGTCGCCAACCTGGACGCCATGATCGCGCTGATCCGCAGCGCCCCGGACCCCGTCTGGGCGCGCGAGCAGATGATGGAGCGCGAGTGGCCGGCGATGGACGTCGCCCCGCTGATCGCGCTCATCGACGAGCCGGGCCGCGGCGTGTCGGAGAACGGCACCTACCGCCTGTCGGAGGAGCAGGCCCGCGCCATCCTGGACCTGCGCCTGCACCGCCTGACCGGGCTGGAGCGCGATAGGATCGGCGCCGAGCTGAAGGATGTGACCGACCAGATCGCCGATTACCTGGAGACTCTGGCCAACCGCGCGAAGCTGCTCGGCATCCTCCGGGACGAGCTGGTGGAGATGAAGGAGCGGTTCGGCACCCCGCGCCGCACCGAGATCCAGGAGCTGGAGTTCGAGGCCGACATCGAGGACCTGATCCAGCGCGAGGACATGGTCGTCACGGTCAGCCAATCCGGCTATGTGAAGCGCGTGCCGCTGTCCACCTACCGCGCGCAGAAGCGCGGCGGCAAGGGGCGGTCGGGCATGTCGATGAAGGCGGAGGACGCGGTCAGCGACCTGTTCGTCGCCAACACCCACACGCCGCTTCTGCTCTTCTCGTCGCGCGGCATGGTCTACAAGCTGAAGGTCTACCGTCTGCCGCTGGGCAACCCGCAGGCGCGCGGCAAGGCCTTCGTGAACCTGCTGCCTCTGATCGACGGCGAGACCATCACCACCGTCCTGCCGCTGCCCGAGGACGAGGCCGTGTGGGCCGACCTGCACGTCGTCTTCGCCACCTCGAAGGGCAACGTGCGGCGCAACCGGCTGTCGGATTTCGCCAACATCCGCTCCAACGGCCTGATCGCCATGAAGCTGGAGGAGGAGGGCGAGCGTCTGATCGCCGTCCGCACCTGCTCGGAGGCGGACGACGTCCTGCTGGCGACCGGCGGCGGCAAGTGCATCCGCTTCGAGGTCGCCGACGTGCGCGTCTTCGCCGGCCGCACCTCGACCGGCGTGCGCGGCATCCGTCTGGCCGACGGCGACGAGGTCATCTCGATGACCACGCTCCACCACGTCGACGCCTCGCCCGAGGAGCGCGCCGCCTTCCTGAAGCGCAAGCGCGAGGAAGGCGTGGACATGGAGGGCGATGCGGCGCCGGAGGCCGACGAGGTGCCGACCGAGGCCGTGACGCTCAGCCCGGAGCGCTACGAGGAGCTGAAGGGCCTGGAGCAGTATGTGCTGACCGTGACCGAGCGCGGCTACGGCAAGCGGACCTCCTCCTACGAGTACCGGGTGACCGGCCGCGGCGGCCAGGGCATCTGGAACATGGAGATGGGCGAGCGCAACGGCTCCATCGTCGCGGCCTTCCCGGTGGAGGACTCGCATCAGGTGATGATGGTGACCAACGGCGGTCAGGTCATCCGCATGCCGATCCACGACGTGCGCATCGCGGGCCGCAAGACGCTGGGCGTCACGCTGTTCCGCGTCGGCGCGGACGAGCGGGTGGTGTCCGTCGCATCCATCGCGGAGGACGAGGACACCAACGGGAACGGCAACGGTGGTTTGAACGGTGGCGGGACGGCCTCCGTGGATGACGCGCCCGTGGACGATACGACTGTGGATGATGCCGGTCCTGGCGATACGCCCGGTGACACGATCGAATAA
- the coaD gene encoding pantetheine-phosphate adenylyltransferase, translating to MAKRRIGVYPGTFDPITNGHMDIIQRASRLVDHLIVGVARNAGKGPLFSTDERVAMVREDVTALNNAGASIEVRAFDTLLMHFAVEVNATVIIRGLRAVSDFEYEFQMAGMNARLNPKIETMFLMASEKSQFISSRFVKEIGRLGGDIRGFVSGRVAEHLAERFALEAGNGDASKQIQTLKQ from the coding sequence ATGGCCAAGCGCCGCATCGGTGTCTATCCCGGCACCTTCGACCCGATCACCAACGGGCACATGGACATCATCCAGCGGGCCTCGCGCCTCGTCGATCATCTGATCGTCGGCGTTGCCCGCAACGCCGGCAAGGGTCCGCTCTTTTCGACGGACGAGCGGGTGGCGATGGTCCGGGAGGACGTGACCGCCCTGAACAACGCCGGGGCCAGCATCGAGGTGCGGGCCTTCGACACGCTGCTGATGCATTTCGCGGTGGAGGTGAACGCCACCGTGATCATCCGCGGCCTGCGGGCGGTTTCCGACTTCGAGTACGAGTTCCAGATGGCGGGCATGAACGCCCGCCTGAACCCGAAGATCGAGACCATGTTCCTGATGGCCTCGGAGAAGAGCCAGTTCATTTCGTCCCGCTTCGTCAAGGAGATCGGGCGTCTGGGCGGCGACATCCGCGGCTTTGTCAGCGGCCGCGTGGCCGAACATCTGGCCGAGCGCTTCGCCCTGGAGGCCGGCAACGGCGACGCCAGCAAGCAGATCCAGACTCTCAAGCAGTGA